One window of Siniperca chuatsi isolate FFG_IHB_CAS linkage group LG19, ASM2008510v1, whole genome shotgun sequence genomic DNA carries:
- the LOC122866543 gene encoding rho GTPase-activating protein 21-like isoform X2 encodes MLAQRNGLPPGCKPVPLKDHPDLRDVDVNAEGCCSLSPSPSSGGCPWARLAGVDGCLSEPYCLWFQLLARAYWGEVELGLTSPNRSVSWARLREASRKNCVRSRAKQKDGRDQSEASAMASPGAEEEPFSWPGPKTLNLRRTSQGFGFTLRHFIVYPPESAVHNSLKDEENGSRGRQRNRLEPMDTIFVKQVKEGGPAHGAGLCTGDRIVKVNGESIIGKTYSQVIALIQNSDASLELCVMPKDEDILQLAYSQDAYLKGNEAYSGNAQNIPEPPPICYPRIEVKSAGMAQASEPATVSETPRGPAQGPGRRGGATEKSYRVEIPVPPSPPPQQTSKSQTVVCVCNENVRTVAMPSDPVDRGSRVARAGPSHRTEENRYSPASESSSARPRPLIPSVPGGAQLQYPSSRPTETPVYSPSSSSRPGPIYPDTSPPIRAPLKPASPDTFSTAISPNANHYSPYTTAPSTSPHQNIDWKNYTTYKDYIDAKRLHTYGCRTIQERLDSLRAAANSSSAYAQQRTLPPPSTGGALGSQIRQRSTSNDRGVDASSQGTALTPLRSASQERLGGGTERTITIRNWPRSASEDALPFSTPTGVTKPRARSCDYLGQHPGESGAGLEDRLLLCRGEEARASRQGAGLRALPHLNRSLTGQEEEGRGSGLSNLPLAAPVFTKGTTDSVLTSRTDSLIMRPSRLPVKNSILDPSPALSSTKTTDPLKDQRANIMGNHLGYSSPLHLQLRSRADSLKMESRSEAGLAARSSSCSGPSSKLPMQRQLQSAVVASSGSSTTNGSVTQKSKVRETSSSTNALVQTDDGLAEGVEGPDATVVVLRRDKNSGPPHIRPPSYVLAVNDKQGGVTHKSPPLVKAGSADGAMCWMSNDSCREMHLRRLGDIRQKSGSNNLDDSLDSIPFIDEPSSPSIEQDSTHIPASAVISGTPSITTIPPSPTSPSPLIRRQLSHDQDSLRLTIIESDSGTKTERSKSYDEGLDNYREESIGRSLIPGLKSLRKAVDRSSEDSGSRRDSSSDVFCDATKEGLLHFKQLNTDKGKRVGGGMRPWKQMYAVLRGHYLCLYKDKREGQAHANCQAVDEPVPISIKACLIDISYSDTKRKNVLRLTTSDCEYLFQAEDREDMLAWIRVIQENSNLDEENAAFTSHDLISRKIKEYNTLMSPTGSKTEPSPKPSRQSLSIRQTLLGGKGETKATSPHSPKPEPERKNMHKDDTSPPKDKGTWRKGIPGLMRKPFEKKPSPGVTFGVRLDDCPPAQNNKFVPLIVEVCCKLVEERGLEYTGIYRVPGNNAAISNMQEELNNKGMNDIDIQDDKWRDLNVISSLLKSFFRKLPEPLFTNDRYADFIEANRTEDPVERLKVLKRLLRELPDHHYETLKFLSAHLKTVAENSEKNKMEPRNLAIVFGPTLVRTTEDNMTHMVTHMPDQYRIVEALIQNYDWFFTEEGNGDPVTVSQEESAVESQPVPNIDHLLTNIGRTGTSQGEVSDSPTSDSAKSKGSWGSGKDQCSRELLVSSIFAAASRKRKKSKEKPQPSSSDDDLDAVFPKKEISGQKPNHHGLQTEVQSETCPSPNAKQPVRAEERKENGRTVELTPKAKREHRNSLFLKEKTPPRHPSPSPSPSPKICSYQTAPQGKSSLSDPPSQLDENTSDLGTMSSGASVPRSRPKKWTAGASGDLPAGACVGLGAGPGASAGAEVSSITSDYSTTSSITFLTGAESSALSPELQGGEEADDERSELISEGRPMETDSESDFPVFAPGGGSSQSTPCPEQTLGKTEPRGGGAAEVSTTPKLEARRLFPSHRMIECDTLSRRWSLRQKTDSESSVEGVAGSGERSEGRAESSTRLSRVLDVMKKGRSTSSLSSSSRSESERSEPAWHLKITERLKFRLRTSADDMFTQKNRTPDARGKKKNIRRRHTMGGQRDFAELAVINDWREQGGVDQAAELSALDRLKPRCSSQDFSIRDWIARERCRGSDSSIEVAPKAVPEDDHPEAQDVVTERPPPSASPVTQPLAGEHVNGSGLQGKNKASLGADAHPHKLSGAQVVRSRFYQYL; translated from the exons ATGCTGGCCCAGAGGAACGGGCTACCTCCAGGCTGTAAGCCAGTTCCTCTGAAGGATCACCCAGACCTGCGGGATGTGGACGTGAATGCTGAAGGGtgctgctccctctctccatccccgTCATCTGGAGGTTGTCCCTGGGCACGGCTGGCCGGGGTGGACGGCTGCCTGTCAGAGCCTTACTGTCTTTGGTTCCAGCTTTTGGCCAGAGCCTACTGGGGAGAAGTGGAACTGGGGCTCACCAGTCCTAATCGCAGCGTGTCCTGGGCTCGGCTCAGAGAAGCCTCCAGGAAGAACTGTGTCCGATCTCGG GCCAAGCAGAAGGATGGGCGTGATCAGAGCGAGGCATCGGCCATGGCTTCTCCCGGGGCCGAGGAGGAGCCTTTTTCCTGGCCGGGGCCCAAAACGCTTAACCTGCGCCGAACCTCCCAGGGCTTCGGCTTCACACTGCGACACTTCATCGTCTACCCGCCTGAGTCTGCCGTCCACAACTCTCTAAAG GATGAAGAGAATGGCAGCCGAG GGAGACAGCGGAACCGTCTGGAGCCAATGGACACCATTTTCGTCAAGCAAGTGAAGGAGGGAGGCCCCGCCCACGGAGCTGGACTCtgtacag GGGACCGGATAGTAAAAGTGAATGGAGAGAGCATCATTGGGAAGACCTACTCGCAAGTCATAGCCTTGATCCAGAACAG CGATGCCTCACTGGAACTCTGTGTGATGCCAAAAGATGAGGACATTTTGCAGCTG GCATATTCCCAGGATGCATACCTCAAAGGAAATGAGGCGTACAGCGGAAATGCCCAGAACATCCCCGAGCCCCCTCCCATATGCTACCCTCGGATAGAAGTTAAGTCTGCAGGCATGGCTCAGGCATCAGAGCCGGCCACAGTCAGTGAAACCCCCCGAGGGCCAGCTCAGGGACCAGGAAGACGAGGTGGGGCCACAGAAAAGAGCTACCGGGTGGAAATCCCTGTTCCGCCATCTCCACCTCCCCAACAGACGTCAAAGTCTCAgacagtggtgtgtgtctgtaatgaGAATGTGAGGACAGTGGCCATGCCTTCTGATCCAGTTGACAGGGGGTCCCGGGTGGCTCGGGCTGGACCCAGCCACAGGACAGAGGAAAACCGGTACAGTCCCGCATCAGAGTCCAGCTCAGCTAGACCCAGACCCCTTATTCCCTCAGTACCTGGGGGTGCACAGTTGCAGTACCCCTCTTCCCGTCCCACAGAAACCCCAGTCTACTCCCCTTCCTCAAGTTCTAGACCTGGCCCCATCTATCCTGACACATCTCCACCTATACGGGCCCCTCTCAAACCTGCGTCCCCAGACACATTCTCCACTGCGATCTCACCCAACGCCAACCACTACTCACCCTATACCACAGCCCCCTCCACCTCTCCACACCAGAACATTGACTGGAAAAACTACACCACCTATAAAGACTATATTGATGCCAAGAGGCTGCATACGTATGGCTGCCGCACCATCCAGGAGCGCTTGGACAGCTTGCGTGCGGCTGCCAATTCTAGCTCTGCCTATGCCCAGCAACGTACACTGCCTCCTCCTAGCACCGGTGGGGCACTGGGCTCCCAGATCAGACAGAGAAGCACCTCCAATGACCGCGGGGTGGATGCAAGTAGCCAGGGTACTGCATTGACTCCATTACGTAGCGCCTCCCAAGAGCGGCTTGGAGGTGGAACAGAGAGGACAATAACAATCAGGAATTGGCCTCGGAGTGCTTCCGAGGATGCTTTGCCTTTCTCCACCCCCACAGGAGTCACCAAACCTAGGGCACGGTCTTGTGACTACCTGGGGCAGCACCCTGGAGAGTCAGGTGCTGGGTTGGAGGACAGGCTGCTGCTGTGCCGGGGAGAGGAAGCCAGAGCTAGCAGGCAGGGAGCAGGCCTGAGAGCTTTACCTCATCTGAACAGGAGTCTCACTGGACAGGAGGAAGAAGGGCGAGGAAGTGGATTATCTAACTTGCCTTTAGCTGCTCCTGTGTTTACTAAAGGTACGACGGATTCTGTACTAACATCAAGGACAGACAGTCTCATTATGAGACCATCACGTCTGCCTGTCAAAAACTCCATCTTAGACCCTTCACCTGCCTTATCCTCCACTAAAACCACAGACCCTCTCAAAGACCAAAGAGCTAACATCATGGGCAACCACCTGGGCTACTCCTCCCCTCTGCACCTGCAGCTGAGAAGCAGGGCTGACAGTCTGAAAATGGAGAGCAGGTCAGAAGCTGGGTTGGCAGCCAGGTCCTCCTCTTGCTCTGGTCCCTCCTCTAAACTGCCCATGCAGAGACAACTACAAAGTGCAGTTGTTGCCTCTTCTGGTTCCTCCACCACTAATGGATCTGTGACCCAAAAGTCAAAAGTCAGAGAAACCTCCAGTTCCACAAATGCCCTCGTACAGACTGATGACGGTCTTGCAGAGGGCGTAGAAGGACCAGATGCAACAGTTGTTGTCTTAAGAAGGGACAAAAACTCCGGTCCTCCTCACATTCGCCCTCCGTCCTATGTATTAGCTGTTAATGACAAACAGGGAGGAGTGACTCATAAGTCACCACCATTGGTGAAGGCAGGCTCTGCAGATGGGGCTATGTGCTGGATGTCTAATGACAGCTGTAGGGAGATGCATCTAAGGAGGCTTGGAGATATACGACAAAAGTCTGGCTCCAACAACTTGGATGACTCCCTGGATTCAATCCCCTTCATAG ATGAACCATCTAGTCCCAGTATTGAACAGGACAGCACACACATTCCTGCCTCTGCTGTGATATCTGGAACGCCCAGCATCACCACCATCCCACCCAGCCCCACTTCTCCATCCCCTCTCATTCGGCGCCAGCTGTCACATGACCAAG ATTCTCTCCGTCTCACAATTATTGAGTCAGATTCTGGTACTAAAACAGAGCGATCCAAGTCGTATGATGAAGGCCTGGATAACTACCGGGAAGAAAGTATAGG GAGGTCCTTAATACCTGGTCTGAAAAGTCTTAGGAAG GCTGTGGACAGGTCGTCCGAAGATTCAGGGTCCAGGAGGGATTCTTCATCAGACGTCTTCTGTGACGCCACCAAGGAGGGTTTGCTGCATTTCAAGCAGCTGAACACAGACAAGGGCAAG CGTGTCGGAGGGGGTATGCGCCCGTGGAAACAAATGTACGCCGTGTTGAGAGGCCACTACCTCTGCCTATATAAAGACAAAAGGGAGGGGCAGGCTCATGCCAACTGCCAAGCAGTGGACGAGCCCGTGCCAATCAGCATCAAGGCCTGTCTGATTGACATCTCATACAGCGACACAAAGCGTAAGAACGTGCTGCGGCTGACCACATCGGACTGTGAGTACCTGTTCCAGGCTGAGGACCGGGAGGACATGCTGGCCTGGATTAGAGTCATACAGGAGAACAGCAACCTGGATGAGGAG AACGCGGCCTTCACCAGCCATGACCTCATCAGCAGGAAGATCAAGGAGTACAACACCTTGATGAG CCCGACAGGCAGCAAGACGGAGCCGTCTCCCAAACCCTCACGCCAGTCGCTAAGCATCAGACAGACGCTGCTGGGAGGTAAAGGAGAGACCAAAGCAACAAGTCCACACTCACCCAAACCTGAGCCGGAGAGGAAGAACATGCACAAAG ATGACACTAGCCCTCCCAAGGATAAAGGGACATGGAGGAAGGGCATCCCGGGGCTGATGAGGAAACCTTTTGAGAAGAAGCCGTCTCCTGGTGTCACATTTGGAGTGAGGCTGGACGACTGTCCTCCTGCACAGAACAACAAG TTTGTGCCTCTGATTGTGGAGGTCTGTTGTAAACTGGTGGAAGAGAGAGGGTTGGAGTACACAGGCATCTACAGAGTCCCAGGAAACAACGCAGCAATCTCCAACATGCAGGAGGAGCTCAATAACAAGGGCATGAATGATATCGATATCCAGGATGAT AAATGGAGGGACCTCAATGTGATCAGCAGTTTACTCAAGTCCTTCTTCCGGAAACTTCCAGAGCCGTTGTTCACCAATG ATAGGTACGCAGATTTTATAGAGGCCAACAGAACAGAGGACCCAGTGGAGAGGCTCAAAGTGCTCAAGAGGCTG CTTCGTGAGTTGCCAGATCATCATTACGAGACCCTCAagttcctctcagctcatcTCAAAACTGTGGCTGAAAACTCAGAGAAGAATAAG ATGGAGCCAAGGAACCTGGCCATTGTGTTTGGTCCCACTCTGGTGCGTACCACTGAGGACAACATGACCCATATGGTGACACACATGCCAGACCAGTACAGAATAGTGGAGGCCCTCATTCAAAAT TATGACTGGTTTTTCACTGAAGAGGGAAATGGAGATCCAGTG ACTGTGTCCCAGGAGGAGAGTGCAGTGGAGTCTCAGCCCGTCCCCAACATCGACCACCTGCTCACCAACATCGGCCGTACGGGCACATCGCAGGGTGAAGTATCAG ATTCACCGACTAGTGACTCAGCTAAATCAAAG GGTTCCTGGGGCTCAGGGAAGGACCAGTGCAGTCGAGAGCTCCTGGTCTCCTCAATCTTTGCTGCAGCCAGCCGCAAAAGAAAGAAGTCAAAGGAGAAGCCGCAGCCTAGCAGCTCAGATGATGATCTGGATGCTGTGTTCCCAAAAAAGGAAATCTCTGGCCAGAAGCCAAACCACCACGGCCTCCAGACTGAGGTACAGAGCGAGACTTGCCCTAGCCCCAACGCAAAGCAACCAGTacgagcagaggagaggaaagagaacgGGAGAACTGTGGAGCTCACGCCTAAAGCCAAGAGAGAGCATAGAAACTCCTTATTCCTAAAGGAGAAGACTCCACCCAGGCATCCCTCACCTTCCCCCTCCCCATCCCCAAAAATCTGTAGCTACCAAACAGCCCCTCAGGGGAAATCCTCCTTATCGGATCCCCCATCCCAGCTTGATGAAAACACCTCAGACCTCGGGACCATGAGCTCCGGAGCGTCAGTGCCACGTTCAAGACCGAAAAAGTGGACTGCGGGAGCGTCTGGTGATCTTCCTGCAGGAGCATGTGTTGGACTGGGAGCAGGTCCAGGGGCGTCCGCCGGTGCAGAGGTGAGCTCCATCACCTCAGACTACTCCACCACTTCTTCCATCACATTCTTGACTGGAGCAGAGTCCAGTGCACTCAGTCCGGAGCTGCAGGGTGGGGAGGAGGCAGATGACGAACGCAGTGAGCTCATTAGCGAGGGACGACCcatggagacagacagtgaaaGTGACTTCCCGGTTTTTGCCCCAGGCGGTGGCAGCAGCCAGTCTACACCCTGCCCAGAGCAGACTCTGGGAAAGACTGAACCAcgaggaggtggagcagctgAGGTGAGCACCACTCCAAAACTGGAAGCACGGCGCCTTTTCCCGTCACACAGGATGATTGAGTGCGACACCCTCTCCAGAAGGTGGTCCctaagacagaaaacagacagtGAATCATCAGTGGAGGGTGTAGCTGGGAGTGGGGAGCGTAGTGAGGGCAGAGCGGAGTCATCCACACGGCTCTCTCGAGTCCTGGATGTGATGAAGAAAGGGCGGTCCACAAGCAGCCTCAGCTCGTCCTCACGCAGCGAGTCAGAGCGCTCCGAACCAGCCTGGCACCTTAAGATCACCGAGCGGCTCAAATTCAGGTTACGCACATCTGCTGATGACATGTTCACCCAGAAGAACCGAACTCCAGACGCTCGcgggaagaagaagaacatcCGCCGGAGGCACACCATGGGCGGGCAGAGAGACTTCGCAGAGCTGGCGGTCATCAACGACTGGCGGGAGCAGGGCGGGGTGGACCAGGCGGCCGAACTGTCAGCTCTGGACCGCCTAAAGCCCAGATGTTCCTCTCAGGACTTCTCCATCCGGGACTGGATCGCTCGAGAGCGGTGTAGAGGCTCTGATTCGAGCATTGAGGTTGCACCCAAAGCCGTCCCTGAGGATGATCATCCAGAAGCCCAGGATGTAGTTACTGAAAGACCTCCTCCATCTGCGTCCCCGGTCACACAGCCACTAGCAGGGGAGCACGTTAACGGTAGCGGGCTGCAAGGCAAAAACAAAGCCAGCCTCGGGGCAGACGCTCACCCACACAAACTGTCTGGAGCACAAGTTGTCCGCTCACGGTTCTACCAGTATCTGTGA